Genomic DNA from Heteronotia binoei isolate CCM8104 ecotype False Entrance Well chromosome 8, APGP_CSIRO_Hbin_v1, whole genome shotgun sequence:
ttgttttttgcttcctCTGCTGTTTTAGTGATATTAAACAGTACCCAACCATCCACACATCAATTTAGCAGGTGATTTGTTTTTTCTTCCTGCCATGCAGATGAAACCATAGCAGGCACTGCAATTGCTGATTTCCTGTTTGGCAGACTACTGTTAAAGGAAGGGCAGTAGAAGTACAATCTTTAACTGGAGAATAAAATTTGGCAGTTCCGAGGCAAACAAATTTACACCGGGGATTAAACCTGCATGGACTAGAAACGACTTCCTCAATCCGACTTCAAAATAAACATACAAAGGATTGGGCTGAAGATCTATATCTGGAACACCCCtcaaaatatattaaaaacaaaccctttccattttttaaaaaaatccagcctCATTAAATATACCCGAGCAATCTCATACGACTAGAGACCTGGGGCGCATTCACACTACCCTAactgatgcattttgcaactgagtTTTTACTGTGTATGAATagcaaaaacccagttgcaaaatgcattatttagtgtagtgtgaatgcacccctgCTGTCTCAAACGAAACGATTCTCCGTTCCATCAAGCCTGTTCCTCCCAGCTGGCCAACCTTATGCTTCTAAAAAGTCCAGCCACACAAAACAGCAATAACCTTTTCCCGTTGCTTACCGATTCTAGCAGCCAGCAGACAGAGGCAAGGCTGTCCCTGAATACGTTCAGCCATCGTGGTTAAGGGCGACCCTCCAAATCCCCACCTCCCGCAGAGCCTATGCACTTGAATCGATCAGAGCAAGAAGAGGACCGCTTGCACCTTCCGACCCTCCCCAGGCCCGATCCCCCGCGCAGACGCGCCCCCTTTCCCCAGCCCACCCAAGAGGAACCCGCCACAgatccccccccctctgcagagCCTCCACGTAAACGCCGCTCACCTGCCTGCATTTCCAAGGCAACTCCTAGGAAGTCACGTGAACAGCCTTCTTCCGAGCCGGAGTCGCTCGCGCTCCagccctctttcccctccctttcttctgatGCACTCTGGGAGCGGTAGTCCGTtggcccccaacccccccccccctttttttttcttagtcCGATTTTATGCGAGGCAGAGTTTCTAAAGTTCTGGATGCCAAAGGACGCGGTTGCAGCGGACTGCAGAGAGTCGTCATGGACGCAGAGCCGCTTTCGCTTTCTAACTTTGTTGAAGCTGAGCGGAAAAACAGTATTGCCTGCGTTATTCGCGCGGTAGTGTGAGCAATCTTGCACATGTTTCTGCATAAACATGCTTAGGTCGGGCTTCAATCGCGGTCGCTTAAAAGTGGTAGTGGTCgcattcttcccccctccctgacaGAGGCTGTGATGTGTcgaagtgggcagccgtgttggtctgaagcagaacaaagtaggagtcaaaggccacctttaagaccagcaaagttttattcaaaatataagctttcgtgaataaaactttgttagtcttaaaggtgccacttgactcctactttgttctagagGCTGGGCTGTGATGTGTTCAGATTCCGAAATCCAGCAGGAGCAGCGGTATCCCCGTTGTTTCAACCGGTTGTTTTACAAATGTGTGCACGCATTGGACTCTGGCACAGCATCTTGTCCACAAGGGTGGAAAGATTGCCATGACGTGAAAACACCTGGCAGTCTGACGGTATGCATTCGAACAGTAGTTAGTAATTGCCGCTCGCACTGAACGTTAAATGCCAATTTTACACTGCTATTAAAACTTTTCTCGCAGGGGTATTTATTTGCAGTTGGTTTTGCCTCTAAGCAATGTTACAGGCTATTCAAAACATCCGATGTGGAAGGCCTCACCCCTCTGGATTTCAGCTTGCTATAATAGGACTTGgctgccaaaggggggggggggggatggatgtTTCAGATTAACTTTTCCCTTCTTTCCTGGAATGGCTCCTTGCCTTTAACTGCGGAGTGGTTAGCAGGAATCCCAGAACGGATCTTCCCCGCCGTAGGTTCTTTCATACATGTAAAACGCCTTGCAGACAAAAAAAGACCATAGCAGGAAAGAATACACTGTTGTCTCTTTCCTTGCGGTGGTCATTTTCTGTTTGTAagaagcttcccccctccctttttaacATAGAAGGAAGTAAAAGAAACTACCCACCACCTCGCATTTTCTATCACCAAAGTCTGCAAGCCCGTGATCCTGGCCTGTCTCACGACATCCAGTGGGACTTGCCCCCTAGTGCACATAAAACTGCAGTTTTGTTAGGCGATGCATCTTTCCTTAGAATCCTGGATCTGGTTCATTCATGTTCCATAATTTCTTCCACAAAACACTGAGAGCCTGCACAAAGCTCTACGTCATTCATGTTCCATAATTTCTTCCACAAAACACTGAGAGCCTGCACAAAGCTCTACATCGTTCTAAGAATCTAGAAGCAATTCTTTGCTCTTGTGTTTTTCCTGCTAGCTGACCTCATTTCGTTCCAGGTAGGCAggatgtggtgtgtgtgtgtttatcagGGCCATCCTGAACACAGTGTGGCCAATTGACTTCAATGCATTTCGCAGGGTGTTACGTACTCAGGGTGGCCCTGGAAGGAGAATTtaggcttgctttttaaaaaaacagcctgAGCTAATCTATTGTTTTGCAGCTACTAGAAGTCTAAACGTTACCTGTTATTTTGGCCAGGTAAGTTTGCACGTGTTGATTTTCTGCCTAAATCCATCAAGACTCTCAGCTAAAGAAACATGGCAGCTGTAAAAGCTAAAACGATTAACGGTGCAATCCTAAAACGGAttaacacccttctaaatccatttactACAATAGATTAGAAGGATGCAACTCGGATTGTTCTGTAAATCTACCGCTTTTCTACAGTGGGCTATTTTCAGCCATGCAGCAAACTCCGAAATCTTTCTTCTATCAGGGCATTTCCACTGAAAGAGGAAATGTGCAAATGGCTTGCACTCTGAAGTGGCGCAATCCATTCGATCAGCTCCTCCTTTTGCATGTGTAAATATGCACAGGATTCAGCAAAATGATTAGCGAAACGGCCGAGATGATTCTTTTATGCTCTTAGACCCGTTTTATCTGCATGCTCCTGCAGCATTAGGTACTTTCAAGCAACCCAGATTTAAATCGAGGCATTAACTTCTTTGATTACAGTTGTTAGGAAAATTTGTTCTTTGTTACTTTGCAATACTTAACACACAAACACCTTTCCAACGTGGGTCGCACAAAGAAAGCGCACTTCCTTTACGGAAACAAGAAGGCTAGAAAGTCTCTGGAGCTTATTACTTGccgaaattgggggggggggggcattaaatCAGCTCGGGTCACAGTGACTTTACGGGGGAAGGGAATACACGAGTGGaagaactacatttcccatcaGGCGGTCAGAGGCGGGAAAGGTGGGAGGGGATTATAACGCGAGCGTTACCTGTTCATGCAGGTAAGAGAAAGAGGTGAGCAACAGGTGAAGAAAGCCGGTGAGGAGGCAGCGGAAGGGAGGGGTTACGGTGTTTTAAGGGCTCATCTTCATTGATGAATGCTTTGcgtggcgtgtgtgtgtgtttttctgtgGGTCTCACCAAAGCAAACTTTAGGACAGGTATACAGAACACAGGAGCTGTGGAGGAAAGAAATGGTGGCTAAACTGTTTATTGCCGGGATTCACCCTGTGAGCGCCTGCTTGTTTTGAGCTACAAATGGAGAGGCAAGAAACCAGCAGAGGAGAATGaggatggagaatggaaaactttCCTTTTTGTCTCTGTCACTACTCCTATTTATCTCCCACTTGAGTTTGAATGTCAAAAGGAATTTCCTGAATTTGGGAGAAAATTCTCTGGAGAGATTTCTACTATATGTTCTACTATGCAAATTTTAATCCTGTATAAGCACTGGATAATAATGTATACTTACCCTGCCCtggattttgtcagatcttggaagctaagcagggtcagctcttgtggttagtgtttggatgggagactaccaaggaagtccagggttgctatgcagaggcaggcaatggcaagctacctctgaatggctcttgccctaagctgtgacttgacaccccctcccccatgtaTATGTGGTACCCAAAGATAACTGATATCAATTACTGTTTGGTTTTTGGGTGATTTTTGCCATCAGttttctgctggaatcaaacagGTCACTAAAATCTGTACAATAGTATCCATTGATAGCTGCCATGCAGCTGAAATCTCTACATGGACAAATTATATTCTGTCTAGCCTCTCTGTTTTCAAATCCCAATTAATTCTTGCCGGACTTTGACAACGGTGTCCAGGCTTCTCCTCCAGAGGTACAGTGGCCAGGACAAATTGTTGCTAAATGGAGATCAGTGTAAAAGGTAGAGAGTTGGATTGCCACAGCCCGGTAGTTATAAAAACCAGATCTGCTAGAGGAGCAAAGGAAGCCCTCTGGCAAACTTCTATTGCTGTTCCTCTGAAACCTGGTGAAAATTTTCCATTATAGTTAACTGTAACAATTGTCAGAGAGTTTATTATATTTTGAGGAGGAACAAAATCCAGAGAAGCTTTGGAGGTGGAAAAGTGAGTTTGGTGCTTTTTGCTCAATAATGCTTTCTCATTTTTTGCTGCTTCTCCTGTGCTGGGAAAGGTGCTCCTgagccctctgtgtgtgtgtgggggggggggggggtttcaccTGTAGAGTAGCATGAAAGGTGGCATGCATGAGAGACTGGAATTCTATGTAGGGAGGGTGGAAATCAGACGCCTCTTTTGTTGCACAAGTAGTAGGTACGGTACTTCTGCTCATGGAGTGAGCtctctggatccaagccaatgtcTCTTTGGGTGGTGCACCATTTTCTAGAGTGAGAAATTatacacatatgaagctgctttatgctgaatcagacacttTGCAtccctatcaaagtcagtattgtctactcagactggcagtggctttccagggtttcaggctgaggtcttttacatcacctactgcctgcctggctttttgataggagatgccaaggactgaactagGGACTTTTTGCATGTAAAAcagaggctgttccactgagccacagcccttccccagatCCTAATAATTCAGTTGCATCCTtgtgaggtgttttttttttttttggtcaaacATTGAATTCAATCTTTCATCTTCATTGATTCATCCAGACAAAAACACTTGGAGGCAAAGAAGATCATGGCTTTCTCCACCTCTGAGATGGATGAGGCCTTTGACTACCTGTTCAAGATCATTCTGATTGGTGATTCTAATGTTGGGAAGACATGCGTGGTACATCGTTTCAAGTCAGGGCAATACAACGTGAAGCAGCAAAACACCATTGGAGTGGACTTCACAGTGCGCTCCTTGGAGATTGATGGCAAGAAGGTCAAGGTGAGTGGTGCAGTCCTTGACCAAAAAAGCACACTGTCCTTGAACTTCTCGGATGCACTATGTGGGTGATGGAAACACAGTGAGGTCAGAGATGGCTGTGTTATGAAGTTCAAGGTGAGAAGACCATTTCAAACTGTAGAATGGGAACCAGCACAACCCATTTGAAATTTCCTGACACAAGCTCTACTGAAATAATCTGGAAAgtgatggttttaaaaaaaattaattgatgCTTGTACAAGAGAATTTCCTGTAGATTTTTCCCTATGTTAGCTAGTTCCAAGGCATTTATTATCCACACAGACACTGAAACGTCTTGGAATTGTCTTTGGAGATCTGTCCTGCTAGAGCAAATCTAACTTTATTTTGTGTGCAGGGAAACAAATAATAGAAACATAGATGTACAGCTAGTTCTCCAAAGAGTCACTGACATATAGAGGCCCAAAGAGTCGCTCTTGTGTCCTTTTAAGAAAGGAGAATGGCGTGTCTTTCTTTCCAACTGCAACTGTTCTTTCAGGCTTCTTTGGGCCTCAATATGAGCACGAGAACTGAGCTCTGATGCCTCATCCAGGTACCACCTCAGCAGCATCAAGAACTAAATCTTCTCTGAGATGATCTCCAAGTGGGAGGGGTACATCAAAGAGCTCTGTCGTGTTTATTTTTATTCCCATGTGatgttgccaacctcccagtggggcaggaggaagaagccACGTgggcattcacgttaaatcaatctcaaatccttagaaattcaattatttatataacaaattattcatagaaaataTAGTGTAACACAAAATGCAAAGGAAAAACTACGCCCGAAACAATGAGTCCTATATTAATGTCTGACAGTTTCTTCCTTGAAATTGGAGTTGGGAAGTAGTGTGCAATGCCGTGAAAACAGAATCCAGtgctccaattcttctctgttaACCAATATCTTGATGGATGCAGCAAGGCAGTAGGATGCAACAGGAATGCGCTAAATGCCCTGTTTCATGCGAGGCTCCAACGAGGTTTGGCAATGACTAAAACCATTCATATTGGAGACCAACACTCCTACATTCAACAGACAATGacgtttgggggtggaggctggggagggactttagtggaatctaatgccatagagtacccATTTTTTACAGCGAAAAATACACACTCTTTAGtgtggagatctccagacctcacctggcgATTGTCAACCCCACCTGGCGATTGTCAACCCCACCAACTGTAATGTTGTCTGCTGGTGGTCTGTTGAGCTTCTGTTTCTCCCAGAGTACAATATTCCTGGAAATAGTTTCAGATATACTCTAACCACTGGAATACCGTAATGTTGATccaatcctcctcctccaatGCCTGGCACACAAAGAATGAAGCTAATTTATTTTATCTTCTATTTGGGAGCATTGTTAAAACCTGGGTCCTAATCTTTGTGTATCTTATTACACTGCTAGGCTCTTACGTAGGATTGTTACAGGTTTTTAGTTTGCCCCCTTTTGGTAATTAAAATAAATTTTGGAGCCTGGGGgccaacagtaggagggcttctagtgtcctgacctcactgatggcacctgatttttttggccactgtgtgacacagtgttggactggatgggccattggcctgatccaacatggcttctcttatgttaatcaaATACTGCTGACCTTATTTTGACATTTAGTAATTGCTGCAAGGGCTGTGTCTTTATCTTGAGCTAAGTTCTCTGAATAGGAAGTATGACCATTCAGTTACATTAATCCAGTGTGTGTTATGGCCAGCACAGAAGCCCAGATCCTGCTCCAGTTGGGCAAAGCTAGTGGCTCCATGTGAGGAGGAGCATTTCTGAAAAGATCAATTTTGCCAGTTCAATGAGACCTAGATGACAGCTGTGAAGTATTGACACTGTCTGCAGAAGCCTGCTTTCCACATGCAAAGTGCTGCTAATGGACTAGGATCAGGCTAGTCAGGTTTGGAAGGACCATTTCAAAACAAAATGTTAAAGCAGAGATGCAGGATAACCAAAATGATGTAATGACTGGAAAGAGAGATTCCACACAGAGAGAACACctgtcaagcaccgatatttctcaataagcagtcttttgttttaaatcaaaactgttttattgttagaaattcagaagctgtaccaaagacagccttgggagtaatgacatatacagggttacacagttgctatataggatatcttcaaaggttacattacaaatgcatacttgagtcactggttcaaaggttactaaacactaTTTCTCTTATTGCTAatgaatttaggctattaaaaacatctcccattctcacacttctctagcagaagataagagttgtctgtgtgaacctgtgggagaggcaacttgaaagtggtaccagccaggctgtagcataaacatccttgggccagatggatttattacttgcccaatggttgtaaataaggggggagcagtagagagctggcgacctgctctttgtctaagaaacAATTGTTACAGAAATAACCTCGCTTGACAACACCAAGGCAGTGACTTTACCTTAGAAACTATTTATTGAATCTTGAAAACTGTAATGCAAAAGCTTGCACTGTGTTTTAGATTCAGCTAAATATCAAGTTAACCAAATTGCTCAGAGCATAAGTCAAAACAGTGTACATGTATTGATCAATATAATAGAGATCTCTTGGTTGCCAGCCAGAGGGCCCAAACTAACTGTCAGGAAGGCAACCCTTAGCCCCTAAAATTTACACCTTTTATATCCTTTTGTTGCTAAGCGTTTCCAAGGTGGGTGACATGAAGAATGTCATACAAGTAACAGTACGCAGACATTTCCTGCTAAGAGCATCATAAACTATAACCAACAGTGGGGTACTGGTACAGATCAAGCATCATTCAGAGAGCACCAGAGGCAGGCCTGACCTCAATCCATAGAAGTTTATACTTGGAGCTGGTATGCTCTGTCTTGGATAATGCAAACAATGTGGAAAGCTCAATTCAGCCAGTTACAGGGTGTTCCTGAGAAGTAGGCAGAGTGGAACTGCAGTGCATTCTGGGATTGAACCAGTGTCCATTCTTACAAAAATAAAGGCCTTAGCATCCTTAGAGAGTATATTGAGAAGAACAGAAAATCTCATGTCTTCATCCAagtcaaactcctgccacactgTAGAGCTCAATGTTGCTCAGTACAGAACAAAATATTGTTCTATAAAAATGCCAATGAAGTCTTTAAGGTACGGTAGAGTGGGATGTGAAGTGCTTGAATGACCAATGCAGAAGGAATGGCAGACAGATTTTAATGTGACTCAAGTCAAGAATCTTGTAGACAAATTTTACAGAAAGGGAAATTACAGAGGTGAGCAGTTGCCAGTAAACCAAGTGAGAACTGCACACAGATTTATTCCAAGTGCATTAAAGCAATTGTGCAGGGTGTTGCTGTGTATATTTATTACTCATTGTGAAATTTCATGCTTGCTGCTTCCTTATAAAGGGATCTCAACAACCAGGGTTTGGGCTATGGAAAAGAACTCTTGCTTTGAATGTTGATGTAGTTCGGCTTTTTAATTGTAAAAGGCTGCAAACTGTTGCTCTCGATACTGTATTggggcttgcttttttttttaacttgcccTCTTTCTGGTCATCTTAGATTTACTGATCTAATAGCTAGAACTTGGCTGTCTCTTTGATTTGTgttttccaccccctctcccttTCAGATCCAGGTGTGGGACACAGCAGGCCAAGAACGCTTCCGCACTATCACCCAGAGTTATTATCGCAGTGCCCATGGTGCTATTCTTGCCTATGATATGACAAGGAGGTCCACTTTTGAGTCTATCCCTCATTGGATTCACGAGATTGAAAAGTACGGTGCCGCTAACTTGGTCCTGATGTTGATAGGTAAGTGGTCAGCTAAGTCACCTGCTGCATGAGTTTTCTTCTTTCTACATCATCTTAGTGCTTGTTTTTTGTGGCGATTTCTTGCTTTACGTGTAACACTGGACAGCCCTTGTTCTCTGAAGTAAGGTAAACCAAATTGAAAGAAGGAAGAATAGCTGAGACAGACATAACAGAAGCTTGCTAATGgcttccccttccccacttctTGGGGTGGGTTCAGCTTGTTCACCTTAAAACTGCAGTTCTAAATACACATTAGAAAATCCCAGTTTAATGGGGTTCCATTCTGACCTGTTTTGGGTTGGCTCGTTTCCATAGCTTTCAGAATTTGAACCGTTCAGTTAATCTTGGCTTACTAGAGAAAAATTTCCCTGACCTGGACAgactgtcagatctcagaagctaagcaggattgccCCTGTTAAGTATTTGAATGGCAggtcaccaaggaagcccagggtcgctacgtagaggcaggcaatggcaaaccacctctgaatgtctctttcctgaatctcctacagggtcaccatatgtcagctgcaacttgacagccaaaaaaaaggggggaggattCCAAGTAATGAAGTGTTTTGTTTGTAAAGAGTTGAACTTCTGTAAAGCAGGAGAGTAAAGGCTACATTGCTGTGAATTAATGCCACATGGTTATCAAAGTGCCAGCTGTGGTTTATCagaatttcagtaaagcttttgacagagtTCCCCATAATAAACTAgaagactgtggactggactctcgaatagttaggtggatagggaactggttggagaattgcactcaaagagtagttgtcaatgacatttcatctgaatggaaggAGGTGTCCACTGGGGGCTTGGTTCTATGTCTCGTACTTTTCAGTATTTTCacaaatgatctggatgagggtgtggaggggctactcatcaaatttgcagatgacaccaaattgggaggagcaaaGAACACaccaaaagaaagagagaattcaatgagatgtgaacaagatgcactTTAACAAGGAcaagtgctgagttctacatctgggaaacaaaaataatataataaataatataataataataaattttatttatatcccgccctccctgcctaggcaggctcagggcggctaacaacagttcaataaaattatacaatataaggtaaattaaaacaacaattaaattatacagtagtttaaaaacaacaatctaaaaccagttccagttgtctgggtcgttccataatttagacggcggtgatcttcttgatgttattctgtatatttatattatggcaggggtcactagataaaatcgttggtggattaaacagccatcctatcaatggtctacaaaggcctgtttgaaaagagtggtcttacaggccctgcggaattggtccaaattccgcagggcccgtacctcctccgggagttgattccaaaggcacggggctataacagagaaggcccgtgcccgggtactctgtaattttgcctcctttggcccagggatagtcagcatgttcttccctgctgacctcagtgctctctggggctcatatggggagagacggtccctcaggtaggcaggtcctcggccatatagggctttaaaggtgattaTAAAAATGAgaaacatgcatactggatggggtagcagtgtgtgtgagaaCAATATTTTGAGGTTCAGGTAGACCAtgagttaaatatgagcagccattGTGAAgctgcaacaaaaaaggctaatgtgatattggggtgtatcaacagaggcataacatccaaaatCCAAGATGTCAGTTCCATTGTTCAATGCACTGGTCAGGTCACACTTTAAGAAattttgtgtgcagttctggaggcctcacttcaagaaggatttggccagaatggagtgggtgcagaggagaataAAGAGGATGATGAGGGGCCTGGAGGCTAAGCCCTACAAGGaaaagctgagggacttgggaatgttcagtctggagaagaggaggttgaggggggacacaATTGCTCTcttttgaagtatttgaagggctgtccctgtTGGCATCAGAGGATAGCACTCACAGTAAGAGTTTAAATTATGGGCAGGATGGTACCacctggatattaggaaaaacttttctaCAATAAGAGTTGATCAGCAGTGGAGGTGGTaagctctccctcactggcagtctttaagcagtgactggacaaaaacttgtcagggatgctgtaggctgatcctgaattgaacagggggttggactaagtgGCCTGTAATTCTATGAGTATTCTAAATCTCCATCAGTTTATTTGTCTAAAATATAATAAATCCTCTTTGTTTTTTAAGGGAACAAGTCAGATGAAATGGAGAAGCGCCAAGTCCTGTTTGAAGATGCTTGCACACTGGCTGAGAAGCACAGTCTATTGGCTGTCTTGGAGACCTCGGCCAAAGAGGCCCAAAATGTTGACGAGGTCTTCATATTAATGGCTAAAGAGCTCATGGCTAGAAATGCCTTGCAGCTAAGTGGGGAGAGCAGCCCTGCAGGCAGCATTTATCTGGACACCAGGCCAGTGATGACCACTCAGCCTGACAAGTCTGACTGCTCCTGTTGACGAGAAGCTtcaagaagaagcaactgtggtCCTTCTGGTGGTCCATAGTATTTGAGTTTTCTGTCTAGCCATGGCTTGTCCTAATTCAGCCATACAATGctgacctgttctccagaggaagATGCCACTCCTTGTCACCTTGGTCAATGCAGGTTGTGGTGGTCAGAACCAGTGATGCTTCTCTGCAATGAAGGAAAGGGTCTTCTGGAAGCCACTAACTTACCAGGAAAGAACTGTGAGGAACTTTAACAAGAGGGGGGGAGCATTTAACATAGCCATAAAGATGGCAGCTTGTTGAGTTGATCTTAATTTCCAGTGGTAGCTGTGAAAAAACAGTGTGGCCACTTGTCTACCCCAGCCTATTGggttttgtacatttatagctcAGAACCTCATACTTGCATTGCTGTCACTGACTCCTAAGAAGTCTAGTAATTTCATAGTGATCTAGTAACCCTGACTGATCtgccatttttttctgatttcTCCACTTAATGTAAATAATAATTTACTATTTTAACATAAGTTTCTTCTCAGATAACTGTTAGATGTGACTAGCTCCTTTCAGCCACTTGGCACTATAAATAATGTGGTCCCTTTACTTAGAAGTGAATTAATTTGGGACATGAAGAATTGCTAAAACTGCATACCATTTTCCTGTCCTTTGTTTAGCTGTTAAACTTCAAAGTTTTTGCAT
This window encodes:
- the RAB19 gene encoding ras-related protein Rab-19, translated to MAFSTSEMDEAFDYLFKIILIGDSNVGKTCVVHRFKSGQYNVKQQNTIGVDFTVRSLEIDGKKVKIQVWDTAGQERFRTITQSYYRSAHGAILAYDMTRRSTFESIPHWIHEIEKYGAANLVLMLIGNKSDEMEKRQVLFEDACTLAEKHSLLAVLETSAKEAQNVDEVFILMAKELMARNALQLSGESSPAGSIYLDTRPVMTTQPDKSDCSC